The following proteins are encoded in a genomic region of Sulfurimonas sp. HSL3-7:
- a CDS encoding M23 family metallopeptidase: protein MRKKRNFGSMMVTVALLAIIGGVVYLYNSAMFERDKPTIEIENSGYWNLRAPLKIKIDDASGLLSYKVTLLSGTETFVLSDEQFAAPQGTQLLEIETPKRAYALKSKEVKIMVEAKDASKWNFLAGNESSREITLKVDKKRPYVATIAASYRIMKGGSAVVIFKAEDDNMEEFYVESNFGKRFIAQPFYKEGYYVTLLAWPVTEDKPFAAYITAKDSAGNIGKVKVPVIPYNKSYKVSKINLSDSFLNGKVSELAYAYGVEDDADLISRFKFVNEEMRKNNEDVIHNITSKVSDTMISSFPLNKMYPLKNGQVVAQFGDHRIYSYQGEVISEAYHVGIDLASNAMSPIKTQNPAVVAYAEENGIYGNMPVLYHGLGLYTIYGHCSSMMVKEGDSLSSNSTVAKTGLSGYAMGDHLHFGVLVQGIEVRPQEWMDQDWIRKSITDPMRQARKLINQR, encoded by the coding sequence ATGAGAAAAAAACGAAATTTTGGTTCGATGATGGTCACGGTTGCTCTGTTGGCAATAATCGGGGGTGTGGTCTATCTTTACAACTCGGCAATGTTCGAGCGTGACAAACCGACGATTGAAATAGAGAACAGCGGCTATTGGAACCTGCGAGCTCCGCTTAAGATCAAGATCGATGATGCCAGCGGGCTGCTCTCATACAAAGTGACACTTCTTAGCGGCACCGAGACCTTTGTCCTTTCCGATGAACAGTTCGCGGCGCCTCAAGGTACCCAGCTTCTGGAGATCGAAACGCCTAAACGTGCCTATGCGCTAAAAAGCAAAGAGGTCAAGATCATGGTGGAGGCCAAAGACGCCAGTAAATGGAACTTCCTTGCCGGTAATGAATCAAGCCGCGAGATCACGCTTAAAGTGGACAAAAAACGCCCTTATGTGGCAACGATCGCTGCTTCGTACCGCATTATGAAAGGCGGTTCCGCAGTTGTTATCTTCAAGGCGGAAGATGACAATATGGAAGAGTTTTACGTCGAAAGCAATTTCGGAAAACGCTTTATCGCACAGCCTTTTTATAAAGAGGGATATTATGTGACCTTGCTTGCCTGGCCTGTGACCGAAGACAAACCCTTTGCCGCGTATATTACAGCTAAAGACAGTGCCGGCAATATAGGCAAAGTGAAGGTTCCGGTTATCCCGTATAACAAAAGCTATAAAGTCTCGAAGATCAATCTCAGCGACAGTTTTCTTAACGGAAAAGTCTCCGAACTGGCCTACGCTTACGGTGTTGAAGATGATGCCGATCTTATTTCACGCTTTAAATTCGTTAATGAAGAGATGCGTAAAAACAATGAGGATGTGATTCATAATATCACCTCGAAGGTCAGCGATACGATGATCAGCAGTTTCCCTCTCAACAAGATGTACCCGCTGAAAAATGGCCAGGTTGTGGCCCAGTTCGGTGATCACCGCATCTATTCGTATCAAGGCGAAGTGATCTCCGAAGCTTATCACGTGGGCATTGACCTTGCCAGCAATGCAATGTCGCCCATTAAGACGCAGAACCCGGCTGTCGTTGCCTACGCCGAGGAGAACGGGATCTACGGCAACATGCCGGTGCTCTACCATGGGCTTGGGCTTTATACGATCTATGGGCACTGCTCAAGCATGATGGTCAAGGAGGGCGATTCGCTTAGCTCCAATTCAACGGTGGCTAAGACCGGCCTAAGCGGTTATGCCATGGGTGACCACCTTCATTTCGGTGTGCTGGTACAAGGTATTGAAGTCCGTCCGCAGGAGTGGATGGATCAAGACTGGATCCGTAAAAGTATCACCGACCCGATGCGTCAGGCAAGAAAGCTGATCAATCAACGATAA
- the lpxC gene encoding UDP-3-O-acyl-N-acetylglucosamine deacetylase: MTQTTIKKAVELVGIGLHKGSPVRLRLEPLEANSGIIFYRKDAGVSIPLKPENVVDTKMATVIGREGYFISTIEHLLSAVYAYGIDNLRVIVDADEVPVMDGSSASFCILLDEAGTQKLDAPKKIIRVKKEVSVKEGDKYVKLMPSRDLKYDFTIKFKHPVIDKQSFVLNFNKVNYKKEISRARTFGFLHEMQYLQSKGLALGASLDNAIGLDDKKVMNPEGLRYTDEFVRHKILDAIGDMSLLGLNFIGSYEAFAGSHDLNHKLTLALLKDPENFEVVELSGEQEKEMAKAYA; this comes from the coding sequence GTGACACAGACCACCATTAAAAAAGCAGTAGAACTCGTCGGTATCGGCCTACACAAAGGCAGTCCGGTTCGTCTGCGTCTTGAGCCGCTTGAAGCCAACAGCGGTATTATCTTTTATCGCAAAGATGCAGGAGTTTCCATTCCGCTCAAACCCGAGAATGTGGTTGACACCAAGATGGCAACGGTGATCGGACGAGAAGGGTATTTCATCTCGACGATCGAACATCTGCTTTCTGCTGTTTATGCCTATGGGATTGACAACCTCAGGGTCATCGTTGATGCTGACGAAGTGCCTGTCATGGATGGTTCAAGTGCAAGTTTTTGTATTTTGCTTGATGAGGCGGGCACACAGAAACTGGATGCGCCTAAAAAGATTATTCGTGTTAAAAAAGAGGTTAGTGTCAAAGAGGGTGACAAATATGTCAAGCTGATGCCTTCGCGCGACCTGAAATATGATTTTACGATCAAATTCAAGCATCCTGTCATTGACAAACAGAGCTTTGTGCTGAACTTTAACAAAGTAAACTACAAAAAAGAGATCTCCAGGGCACGTACCTTCGGCTTTTTGCATGAGATGCAGTACCTGCAGTCAAAAGGGCTCGCGCTGGGCGCAAGCCTGGACAACGCCATCGGTCTGGATGACAAAAAAGTAATGAACCCCGAAGGGTTGCGTTATACCGATGAATTCGTTCGTCACAAAATATTGGACGCCATCGGCGATATGTCTCTTCTTGGACTCAACTTTATCGGTTCGTATGAAGCCTTTGCCGGCAGCCACGATCTGAACCATAAGCTGACGTTGGCCCTATTAAAAGACCCTGAAAATTTTGAGGTGGTTGAACTCTCCGGCGAACAGGAGAAGGAGATGGCAAAAGCCTATGCATGA
- the thrB gene encoding homoserine kinase, with translation MTISVPATSANLGPGFDSLGLAVNLRNRVEFKPSRFFSVSIKGEGEGNPRLKGNNLFISIFNDHYKRLTSKRQNFKFTFYNNIPLSRGLGSSSAVIVAAIATAHEAAGVRVSKRRILNHALVYESHPDNITPAVMGGFNAATVEKQKVFSQKKHLPDYIKAVVVIPNKPISTAKSRTTLPRSYSKENAIFNLSHTALTVAAFFNEDWEMLRLATQDRFHQKIRMKMLPELFAIQKTAYEQGALMSTLSGSGSTFFSMVYDEDASKLQDIFTKQYPEYMVKTLDFDNNGIITER, from the coding sequence GTGACGATAAGCGTACCGGCAACCAGTGCAAATTTAGGACCTGGATTTGACTCTTTAGGATTGGCTGTAAACCTGCGAAATCGTGTAGAGTTTAAACCTTCACGGTTTTTTAGTGTCAGCATCAAAGGTGAAGGGGAAGGTAACCCACGTCTTAAGGGCAATAACCTGTTTATCAGTATCTTTAATGACCACTATAAACGGCTGACAAGCAAACGCCAAAACTTTAAATTTACCTTTTATAATAACATTCCGCTTTCACGCGGACTTGGCAGTTCGTCTGCCGTTATTGTCGCGGCGATTGCAACTGCGCATGAAGCAGCAGGTGTACGCGTCTCAAAACGCCGTATCTTAAACCATGCGCTGGTCTATGAATCACACCCGGACAATATAACTCCTGCCGTAATGGGTGGTTTTAATGCGGCTACAGTGGAAAAACAGAAAGTCTTTTCGCAGAAGAAGCATCTGCCTGACTATATTAAGGCAGTGGTTGTTATTCCAAACAAGCCGATCTCAACGGCTAAGTCGAGAACAACGCTGCCGCGTTCGTATTCCAAAGAGAATGCTATTTTCAATCTGTCCCATACGGCGTTGACCGTCGCCGCATTTTTTAACGAAGACTGGGAGATGCTGCGTCTTGCGACTCAGGACCGTTTTCACCAAAAAATACGGATGAAGATGCTTCCCGAGCTTTTTGCGATACAGAAAACAGCGTATGAACAGGGTGCGCTGATGAGTACGCTTTCAGGCTCCGGTTCAACCTTTTTCTCTATGGTATATGATGAAGATGCTTCAAAATTACAGGATATCTTTACAAAACAATATCCGGAATACATGGTGAAGACATTGGATTTTGACAATAATGGAATCATTACCGAACGATAG
- the infB gene encoding translation initiation factor IF-2, protein MSDKVRVHEIAKELGINSKEVVEKAAEMGLDVKTASSTVSMNDAEQIMNYIMNGAPAPTPEQPKVTVKKAAKTEEQAPAEEKLAQEEKKPAAEEQEKEPVIESQPAKSADKKPEPAAETPKAEAKETEPGSEGGPKVVAPIKRSGLKIVKKKKPKIDTNTDAATASAAALKLSSYGKLGEDVLKELAEKKSKKKQKGAPTGKKSTGQSLDIFGGSMSDVSMDYEEDEVVLLDLSEVNKEELKPEEPRKPRQPRPAGRSGGQKKPGGNRPRQVSRGKRKKYTKVVEDEVITHVEIPEDIRVYEFAEALNKSMSEVIKVLFELGMMVTKNDFLKKDEIEILAEEFGVEVTTIDPRDAFNYEEEYDEAEVLEDENLEERPPVITIMGHVDHGKTSLLDAIRNTRVATGEAGGITQHIGAYSIEKNGKQITFLDTPGHAAFSAMRKRGSEVTDIIIIVVAADDGVKPQTEEAIKHAQEAGVPVIVAVNKMDKESANPELVKGQMAERGMTPVDWGGDIEFVPVSAKTGTGIDDLLENILLTAEVLELRANPNAKAKAVVVESSVEKGRGPVATVIVQNGTLKVGDNVVCGSAYGRVKAMINDQKKMVKSLGLSDTAVVVGLNSVPPSGEVMIAMDSDKETRELAQKRAEYDRMKELSASTKTSLDELTALIAEGKLKTLKVVLKTDVHGSLEAIKSSLSELRNEEVKVEIISSGVGGITENDVELVNNSENCVLIGFNVRPTGAVKAVAKQKGVDIKTYTVIYQLIDDITGMLTGMMAPKYTEEHSGQAEVRDTFKIPKGMVAGCMVVDGKMVRGELVRVIRDGVIIHEGKLDSLKRFKDDVKEVGKGLECGVVLSGYEDVKVGDVIETFVKVEKKVEL, encoded by the coding sequence ATGTCAGACAAAGTTAGAGTGCACGAGATTGCTAAAGAGCTCGGTATCAATTCAAAAGAGGTTGTTGAAAAAGCTGCAGAGATGGGCTTGGATGTAAAAACAGCCTCATCTACTGTTTCGATGAATGATGCAGAACAGATCATGAATTATATTATGAATGGTGCACCCGCTCCTACACCTGAGCAACCAAAAGTAACCGTTAAAAAAGCAGCGAAAACAGAGGAGCAGGCTCCTGCTGAAGAGAAACTTGCACAAGAAGAGAAAAAGCCTGCTGCCGAAGAGCAAGAAAAAGAACCCGTTATTGAAAGTCAGCCTGCAAAAAGTGCTGATAAAAAACCTGAACCGGCAGCCGAGACACCAAAGGCTGAAGCAAAAGAGACTGAGCCTGGGTCTGAAGGAGGACCGAAAGTGGTGGCGCCGATCAAACGTTCAGGTCTGAAGATCGTCAAAAAGAAAAAGCCGAAAATCGACACGAATACCGATGCGGCTACGGCTTCTGCAGCCGCTTTGAAACTTTCGTCGTACGGCAAGCTGGGTGAAGATGTTTTAAAAGAACTGGCAGAGAAAAAGTCGAAGAAAAAACAGAAAGGTGCACCGACAGGTAAGAAGTCGACGGGACAATCCCTCGATATTTTCGGTGGCAGCATGTCTGATGTTTCGATGGATTATGAGGAAGATGAGGTCGTTCTTCTTGACTTGAGCGAAGTCAACAAAGAAGAGCTGAAACCAGAAGAGCCTCGCAAACCACGTCAACCACGTCCTGCAGGTCGCAGCGGCGGTCAGAAAAAGCCGGGCGGAAACCGTCCTCGCCAGGTCTCACGCGGTAAACGGAAAAAGTATACCAAAGTGGTTGAAGATGAGGTCATTACACACGTAGAGATCCCTGAAGATATCCGTGTCTATGAGTTTGCAGAAGCACTCAACAAGAGCATGTCTGAAGTCATCAAGGTTCTGTTTGAACTTGGCATGATGGTCACGAAAAATGACTTCCTGAAAAAAGATGAGATCGAGATCCTTGCCGAAGAGTTCGGTGTTGAAGTAACGACGATCGACCCTAGAGATGCCTTCAACTATGAAGAGGAGTATGACGAAGCTGAGGTTCTTGAAGATGAGAACCTTGAAGAACGTCCACCGGTCATTACGATCATGGGTCACGTTGACCACGGTAAGACCTCACTTCTTGATGCGATCCGTAATACACGTGTTGCTACAGGCGAAGCCGGCGGGATCACGCAGCATATCGGTGCCTACTCTATTGAGAAAAACGGCAAACAGATCACCTTCCTGGATACTCCGGGTCACGCGGCGTTCTCTGCAATGCGTAAACGCGGTTCAGAAGTAACAGACATTATTATTATCGTTGTTGCTGCGGATGACGGTGTCAAGCCGCAAACAGAAGAGGCGATCAAACACGCTCAAGAAGCGGGTGTCCCTGTGATCGTTGCTGTTAATAAAATGGATAAAGAATCAGCGAATCCTGAACTGGTCAAAGGTCAGATGGCTGAGCGTGGCATGACACCGGTCGACTGGGGCGGGGATATTGAATTCGTTCCTGTCTCTGCAAAAACAGGCACCGGAATCGATGATCTGCTTGAAAATATCTTGTTGACAGCAGAAGTTCTTGAATTAAGAGCGAATCCGAATGCCAAAGCCAAGGCAGTCGTTGTTGAAAGCTCTGTTGAAAAAGGACGTGGTCCGGTTGCAACGGTTATCGTTCAAAACGGTACGCTGAAAGTTGGCGACAACGTAGTCTGCGGTAGCGCCTACGGTCGCGTCAAAGCGATGATAAACGATCAGAAAAAGATGGTTAAATCATTAGGCCTTTCTGACACGGCTGTCGTTGTCGGGCTTAACTCTGTACCACCATCCGGCGAAGTCATGATCGCAATGGACTCGGACAAAGAGACACGTGAACTGGCGCAGAAACGTGCTGAGTATGATCGTATGAAAGAGCTTTCCGCAAGTACCAAAACATCACTTGACGAGTTGACGGCACTGATTGCAGAGGGTAAACTGAAAACACTTAAAGTGGTTCTTAAAACAGATGTACACGGTTCTCTTGAAGCGATCAAGTCAAGCTTGAGTGAACTGCGTAATGAAGAGGTAAAAGTCGAGATTATCTCGTCAGGCGTCGGCGGTATCACCGAAAACGACGTTGAACTTGTTAACAACTCTGAGAACTGTGTATTGATCGGTTTCAATGTCCGTCCTACCGGTGCTGTCAAAGCTGTTGCCAAGCAGAAAGGTGTTGACATCAAGACCTATACCGTCATCTATCAACTGATCGACGATATTACCGGCATGCTGACAGGTATGATGGCACCGAAATATACGGAAGAGCATTCAGGGCAAGCCGAAGTACGCGATACTTTCAAGATTCCAAAAGGGATGGTTGCGGGTTGTATGGTCGTCGACGGCAAAATGGTCCGTGGCGAACTGGTCCGTGTTATCCGTGACGGTGTTATTATCCACGAAGGTAAGCTGGATTCTCTTAAACGCTTCAAAGATGACGTCAAAGAGGTCGGTAAAGGCCTTGAGTGTGGTGTCGTTCTTAGCGGCTACGAAGATGTCAAAGTCGGCGATGTGATCGAGACCTTTGTCAAAGTTGAGAAAAAAGTAGAACTTTGA
- the rbfA gene encoding 30S ribosome-binding factor RbfA, with product MTPAEIKLKRYDSILGELIPEALSQLSDARLRELDVIEVRCSKGRSDAKVYLDPHDYSEKERNEFLRQLKKARPIIETHCMKDQGWFRCPTLAFEFDDQLEKSKTIEDLFKQIAKEKHDES from the coding sequence TTGACACCGGCCGAGATTAAACTCAAACGCTATGACTCTATTCTAGGGGAGCTTATCCCCGAAGCGCTTTCCCAGCTGAGCGACGCGCGCCTTCGTGAACTTGATGTCATTGAGGTAAGATGTTCCAAAGGGCGCAGCGATGCCAAAGTCTATCTGGACCCGCATGACTATAGCGAGAAAGAGCGTAATGAATTTTTGCGCCAGCTTAAAAAAGCGCGCCCGATCATTGAGACCCACTGTATGAAAGACCAGGGATGGTTCCGCTGTCCGACACTTGCCTTTGAATTTGATGACCAACTGGAAAAAAGCAAAACGATAGAAGATCTCTTTAAACAGATCGCCAAGGAGAAACACGATGAGTCTTGA
- a CDS encoding ribosome maturation factor RimP — MSLESDIKSMVESLGLRLYDITTVSEHEETIYRVNISSPEEGGVSMDQVVQVTKLISPLLDVTPPVRGEYRLEVSSPGIERKLKTLNHFECSLGEKVRVQTLDKTKLKGTLKSVTDGVITIESEEGDVSVDFNDIAKASTYFEW; from the coding sequence ATGAGTCTTGAATCTGATATCAAAAGCATGGTTGAATCACTGGGACTTAGACTCTATGACATTACGACGGTAAGTGAGCATGAAGAGACGATCTACCGTGTTAATATATCTTCTCCTGAAGAGGGCGGTGTCAGTATGGATCAGGTCGTTCAGGTAACGAAGCTGATCTCGCCTCTTTTGGATGTGACACCACCGGTCCGCGGAGAGTACCGTCTTGAGGTCAGCTCTCCGGGAATCGAACGCAAGTTAAAAACGCTTAACCATTTCGAATGCTCGCTCGGCGAGAAGGTTAGAGTCCAGACGCTGGACAAAACAAAGCTCAAAGGTACGCTGAAAAGTGTAACAGACGGCGTGATCACTATCGAAAGCGAAGAGGGTGATGTGAGCGTAGATTTTAACGACATCGCCAAAGCATCAACCTATTTTGAGTGGTAA
- the ribD gene encoding bifunctional diaminohydroxyphosphoribosylaminopyrimidine deaminase/5-amino-6-(5-phosphoribosylamino)uracil reductase RibD produces MLLHGPSPMQVAIDSAWEYQGLTFPNPAVGCSVVDEHGKIIAVGVHEKAGEPHAEVHALQMAYAVLRDDSTVLALSSSAEIHDFLIKNHNNVFVDCTLYVTLEPCAHHGKTPSCARLIESLGIRKVVVGHKDPNAEAAGGIELLRYSGCEVTMDDDCKSRAADLIRPFITWQQKPYVTFKWAQRLDGTVDGGTISSHTSRVHVHAMRDVSDLIVIGGETVRTDRPTLDARLVDGGVCDVLIYSREKEFDQSIPLFNIEGRKVYIDSSLDRIKAYRNILIEGGPAMFEATKDVVDSYLCFVAPKSGGTIRFTNTKDDFRILHSQTSGSDLMLWMQRNK; encoded by the coding sequence ATGTTGTTACACGGCCCGTCACCGATGCAGGTTGCTATCGATTCGGCCTGGGAATACCAAGGTCTTACTTTCCCCAATCCGGCCGTAGGATGCAGTGTCGTTGATGAACATGGCAAGATCATCGCGGTAGGCGTCCACGAAAAAGCCGGTGAGCCGCATGCCGAGGTGCACGCTCTGCAGATGGCCTACGCTGTTCTGCGTGATGACAGTACCGTTCTGGCGCTCTCATCGTCTGCCGAGATCCATGATTTTCTTATTAAAAACCATAATAATGTTTTTGTCGACTGTACGCTTTATGTGACATTGGAGCCGTGTGCGCATCACGGCAAAACACCTTCCTGCGCACGGCTCATAGAATCACTAGGGATCCGGAAAGTGGTGGTGGGTCATAAAGATCCCAATGCAGAAGCTGCAGGCGGCATCGAACTATTGCGGTATAGCGGTTGTGAAGTCACGATGGACGATGACTGTAAGAGCAGGGCAGCAGACCTGATCAGACCTTTTATAACATGGCAGCAGAAACCGTATGTTACGTTCAAATGGGCACAGCGGCTTGACGGAACGGTCGACGGCGGGACGATCTCGTCACATACGTCAAGAGTCCACGTCCATGCGATGCGCGATGTCAGCGATCTCATCGTTATCGGCGGTGAGACGGTCCGTACTGACAGACCGACGCTGGATGCGAGGTTGGTCGACGGCGGAGTGTGTGACGTACTGATCTATTCCCGCGAGAAAGAGTTTGACCAGAGCATTCCCCTCTTTAATATCGAGGGGCGTAAGGTGTATATCGACTCCTCGCTGGATCGCATCAAGGCCTATCGCAATATCCTTATCGAAGGCGGTCCAGCGATGTTTGAGGCGACGAAGGATGTGGTTGACAGCTACCTCTGTTTTGTCGCGCCAAAAAGCGGTGGTACAATACGGTTTACAAATACAAAAGACGATTTCAGAATACTCCATTCGCAGACAAGCGGTTCAGACTTGATGCTGTGGATGCAGCGAAATAAATAA
- the ubiE gene encoding bifunctional demethylmenaquinone methyltransferase/2-methoxy-6-polyprenyl-1,4-benzoquinol methylase UbiE, whose protein sequence is MEKQTKIVEMFNDIAPTYDKANRVMSMGVDRSWRKKGCDKAFGYYGQKEIDLIVDVACGTGDMMDYWKRQAEKNAINVEKLLGVDPSEGMVGVGRQKFPDFDFVIAPATEIPLEDGQADMLSISYGIRNVVERQKGLEEFNRVLKPGGMVVILEFMKNEHPSLLGKIRDFYMNRILPKVGGFISKNLEAYEYLPNSIEGFLTVANMQRELEEAGFEIMYTESFSMDISTLIIARKK, encoded by the coding sequence ATGGAAAAACAGACAAAAATCGTAGAGATGTTTAATGATATCGCCCCGACATACGACAAAGCGAACCGTGTTATGAGTATGGGCGTAGATCGCAGTTGGCGTAAAAAAGGGTGCGACAAAGCCTTTGGCTACTATGGTCAGAAAGAGATCGATCTGATCGTGGATGTCGCCTGCGGGACCGGCGATATGATGGACTACTGGAAACGTCAAGCCGAAAAGAACGCCATAAATGTTGAAAAGCTGTTAGGCGTTGACCCCTCAGAGGGTATGGTCGGTGTCGGCCGCCAGAAGTTCCCAGACTTTGACTTTGTCATCGCGCCGGCGACAGAGATCCCGCTCGAGGATGGCCAAGCGGACATGCTCTCCATCTCTTACGGCATCCGTAATGTCGTTGAACGCCAAAAAGGGCTCGAAGAGTTCAACCGTGTTCTGAAGCCGGGCGGCATGGTGGTGATCCTGGAGTTCATGAAAAACGAGCACCCGTCGTTGCTGGGTAAAATCCGCGACTTTTACATGAACAGGATCCTTCCGAAGGTGGGCGGGTTTATCTCCAAAAACCTTGAAGCCTATGAATACCTTCCCAATTCAATAGAGGGGTTTCTGACGGTTGCCAATATGCAGCGTGAACTTGAAGAAGCCGGTTTTGAGATTATGTACACCGAGAGTTTCTCGATGGATATCTCTACACTTATCATTGCCAGAAAAAAATAA
- the xseA gene encoding exodeoxyribonuclease VII large subunit, whose product MQQAITVSTLNEQIKGLLESTFVRVYVEGELSRITHHNSGHIYFTLKDAGSAVSGVMFRGNASKLKFRLEEGLKVIVEGAVTVYTPRGSYQINAFNIEPAGHGALALAFEQLKAKLSAQGYFDPAIKKAMPKFPKRIALVTSATGAALQDMQRVAAQRWPLAQLFVYDTIVQGEYAAPSIVNAIQAADSQDFDIIVVSRGGGSMEDLWGFNEEIVANAIFHARTPVVSAVGHEIDWLISDFVADLRAPTPSAAMQMILPDQNELLQTIDILGQQFTQSLQQKLYSAGEKLSHLKNSYERHSIEQRIKNRLEEIAQLSARFDQSINFVTENAARKLAPVAENLARQANSNLIQNRNRLSTLLQALQAQDPKQKSRKGYAQIAKEGKVIDLSALDIGDSFEAMDSSRSVTAVVENITKF is encoded by the coding sequence ATGCAGCAAGCCATCACCGTATCGACACTCAACGAACAGATCAAAGGCCTCCTGGAGAGCACCTTTGTCCGTGTCTATGTCGAGGGTGAACTCTCCCGCATAACCCATCACAACAGCGGGCATATCTACTTTACCCTCAAAGATGCCGGTTCGGCCGTCAGCGGGGTGATGTTCCGCGGCAACGCTTCCAAACTGAAGTTTCGCCTCGAAGAGGGGCTCAAAGTGATCGTCGAAGGGGCGGTCACCGTCTATACACCGCGCGGCAGCTACCAGATCAACGCCTTTAATATCGAGCCCGCGGGTCACGGCGCCCTGGCTTTGGCCTTCGAGCAGCTCAAAGCGAAACTGAGCGCTCAGGGCTATTTCGATCCGGCCATCAAGAAAGCGATGCCAAAATTCCCCAAACGCATCGCTCTGGTCACGTCGGCGACGGGTGCGGCACTGCAGGATATGCAGCGCGTCGCTGCTCAGCGCTGGCCTTTGGCGCAGCTCTTTGTCTACGACACCATCGTCCAGGGAGAGTATGCCGCACCTTCGATCGTCAACGCGATCCAGGCGGCCGACAGTCAGGATTTCGACATCATCGTCGTAAGCCGCGGCGGCGGGAGCATGGAGGACCTTTGGGGCTTCAACGAAGAGATCGTCGCTAATGCCATCTTTCATGCCAGGACACCTGTCGTCTCTGCCGTCGGCCATGAGATCGACTGGCTGATCAGCGATTTTGTCGCCGACCTGCGTGCACCGACACCGAGTGCCGCGATGCAGATGATCTTGCCGGACCAGAACGAGCTGCTTCAGACGATCGACATCCTGGGCCAGCAGTTTACGCAGAGCCTTCAGCAGAAGCTTTACAGTGCCGGTGAAAAACTTTCCCACCTCAAAAACTCATATGAACGTCATTCGATAGAGCAGCGCATCAAGAACAGGCTTGAAGAGATCGCGCAGCTCAGCGCACGGTTTGATCAGAGCATCAACTTTGTCACCGAAAACGCTGCGCGCAAACTCGCCCCGGTCGCCGAAAATCTGGCGCGCCAGGCAAACAGCAACCTGATCCAAAACCGGAACAGACTATCCACACTGCTGCAGGCGCTGCAGGCGCAGGACCCCAAGCAGAAAAGCCGAAAAGGGTATGCCCAGATCGCCAAAGAAGGCAAAGTCATCGACCTGTCTGCGCTGGATATCGGTGACAGCTTTGAAGCGATGGATTCTTCGAGAAGCGTTACGGCTGTTGTAGAAAACATAACGAAGTTTTAA